Below is a genomic region from Verrucomicrobiota bacterium.
GTCCGGTTGCAACCCGTAGTGCCGCGCGAGCGCGTCGTTCACATAGGTGAAGTCGGCGTCCAGCAAGTCCAGCACGCTGCGGTCCTCGTGGACGATCTCGCCGAGGAAGAGTTCCGTCTCGCGCAGCATCGAGCGGCGCAGGCCGTCGTTGAATCCGGGGAACAGCTTCGCGTCGGGCGCGAAGTCCTGCAGCCGCTTCAATTGCAGCCACTGCATCGCGAAGTTCTGGACGAGCGCCTCGGCGCGTTTGTCCTTCAGCATCCTTTTCACCTGCGGTTCGAGGTTCGCGGTGAGCTGGCCTTTCGTCGCGAGCGCGGACAGTTCCTCGTCCGGCATCGTGCTCCAGAGGAAGTAGCTCAGGCGTGAGGCGAGCTGGAATTCGTCGAGCGGGTGCGGCTGCTTCGTCTGCGGCCGGTCATCGAGCTCGACACGGAAGAGAAACTTGGGCGAGCACAGCATGGCCTGGATCGCGAGCTGCAGGCCGCCCTCCCACTTGCGTCCGGACGCGACCGCGCCGTCGACGAGGCGCGTCATCGCCGCGACTTCAGACGCCGTCGCGGGCCGGCGATACCCGCGCGTGAGCAGGCGGGTGAGCACCTCGCGGGTCTTCTCGGCGGGCGGCAGGTTGGTCGAGCTGCCGAGGATCATGAGATGCGACGGCGGCCGCGTCTCGAGCGGGCCTTCGCTCCAGATGTGCTCGATGAGCAGCTTCGCCGGCTCCTCGCCCGCGGGCGGCTTGAGCAGCGCGACGCCGGCGCGATTGATGCCGGCCATTCGGCTCACACGGAACTCGATCACTTGAGGACTGGCCGCGGTGCGCGCCGTAATCTCGAAGGTCTTCAAGATTTTCAGCGGCTTCATCGACGCCGCGCCCGCGCCCGCGAACTCGCCGACTTCGGCGTCCGTCGCGGAGCCGGGGAGGTTCTGCCCCTGCACGAACAGGGCGACCTTCACGGGCGATTCGCCGCGCGGCTGCGCGTAAAGCGTGGCGCGCAGGATGAGCTCCGCGTCCGCCGTGAGCTTCAAGTAGTCGCCCGGCGCGGCAAACGGCCCGGAGTGGACCGGCTGGCTGTTCGTCGGCTCCATCACGCGGAAGCGGTCCTGCGAAGTCTGCGCGTTGTTCGGCTGGAGAAAGCGGCCGGCGAGGTGGCGCGTGGCGGGCTTGGGCGGGTTTTCAAAAATCACGCGCTGCGAAATCGCCTCGGCCGCGGCGAGGTAGCGCTCCATCAGCAATGGCGAGAGGCTCAGCACGTCGCCGATGTTGTCAAAGCCGTGCCCGATGTCGTCCGCGGGGAAATCCTCCGCGGGATTGAAATCCACCAGCAGCAGGTCGCGCACGGTGTTCGCGTATTCGGTGCGGTTGAGCCGGCGCAGCGTGACGCGGCCCGGGTCGAGCGGGAGCTTCGCCTCGGCGCGCTCCATGGCGGACTCCACCGCGGCAACGAACGCGGTGACTTCCGCGGGCGTCGGGCGCGGCTGCTTCTTGGGCGGCATCTCGCCCACGCCGACCTGGGTGAGGACGTTGAGCCACAGCTTGCGATTCTGAAGGATTGCGGCATCGGCCTTGTCGTGCTTGAGCAGGTTCAAGTCCGCCTTCGTGGACTTCCTGCCATGGCACTCGAAGCAGTGCTTTTCCATGAACGCGACGCCGACTTTCTGGAACTCGGCGTGGGCCGGCGCCGCGGGCGCGGAGCAGGCGGCGAGCAGCAGTGCGAGCGCGAATGAGCACGCGGGGAAAACTTTGTGTCGGACGGTGAATTGGGCCTGCTTCATGGCACGAGCAGAGCAGAGACTTGGCGTGCGGACTTGGTATTCAACGCCGGGCAAATCTGCCGGTTGCAAAACGCGCGGTGTCCCCAAATAGTAGGGACAGCACCAAGCCGAATGACCGCACCCCCATCCACGCGAGCGATTCCGGACCGGCCGCACGGTTGCGGGCGAAGCCGGGCTGCAGCCGCGGCCCGGGTTGCGGTGCTTCTCGGCGCCGCGGTGGGTTCGATCACGGCGCATTCCGCGCCCGCCCGGCTCACTGCGCAGCAACTGGGGTTCTTCGAGAAACGCGTCCGGCCCGTGCTCATCGAGCACTGTTACAAGTGCCACAGTTCAACCGCCGACAAGGTGAAAGGCGGCCTGTATCTCGATTCGCGCGACGGGGTGCTCAAGGGCGGCAGTTCGGGCCCCGCGATCATTCCCGGCAATCTCGACCGCAGCCTTCTCATCAAGGCCATTCGCTACAAGGACAAGGACACCGCGATGCCGCCGGGCGACAAGAAACTCCCGCCGCACATCATCGCCGACATCGAGCAGTGGGTCCGCATGGGCGCGCCTGATCCGCGCGACAAGCCCGATCGCGTGGACCGCTACGAAGTCGACAAGGCGCGGGCCAAGAATCACTGGGCCTTTCAGCCGCTCTTCAAGCCCGTCTTCCCGGCGCCAAAGGACCAGGACCAGTGGTGCCGGACCGTCATCGACCAATTCGTGCTCGCGAAACTTCAGGAGAAGTCGCTCACGCCCTCGCCGCGGGCGGACAAGATCACGCTGCTGCGCCGCGCGAGCTACAACCTCACGGGGCTTCCACCGACGATTGCGGAAGTGGATGACTTTCTCGCTGACGCTTCGCCCGGGGCGTTCGCGAAAGTGGTGGACCGGCTGCTCGACTCGCCGCGGTATGGCGAGCGCTGGGCCCGGCACTGGCTGGACATTGCGCGCTACGCCGACACCAAGGGCCGCATACAAGGCAACCAGGAGCAGCGGTTTGTCCACTCGCACACGTATCGCGACTGGGTCATCAAGGCGTTCAACGACGACATGCCTTACGACCGCTTCGTCCAGCTTCAACTCGCGGCGGACCGCCTCGCGACAAACGGTGGCAAACAGCACCTTCCCGCGCTCGGCTACCTGACGCTTGGCAACCGCTTCGGCGGAAATCAGAACGACATCATCGACGACCGCATCGATGTCGTGGCCAAGGGACTCATGGGCTTGACCGTGACGTGCGCGCGATGCCACGACCACAAGTTCGACCCCATCCCCACGGCGGACTACTACTCGCTGCACGGCATCTTCTCGAGCAGCGTGGAGCCCGCCGAGGGCGTCGAGCTGGACGTGGGCACCAACACCACGGCGCGCGCGGATTACTTGAGGGCCATCGCGGATGCAGAGAAGGAGGAGTCGGAATTTCGCGCCACGTTGCGCGACCGCGCGCGCGTCGAAGTCACCGGGCGCGTCGGCGATTACCTGCTGGCGGTGGCGGAATTCGCGAACCCGACGAACAGCCTCGGCTTCAACCCATTCATGCAGCGGCGGCGGCTCGAGCCGTCAATCGCAACGGTCTGGCGTGATGCGCTGAAGAAATGGGAGACGGCTCACCACCCGGTCTTCGCGCCATGGATCGCCTATTCGAAACTGCCCGCGGAGGATTTCGCCGCGAAGTCGCGCGAGCTCGCGCCGAAGTTCCGCGCGAACAACGACCCCGAGCGCCCGCTCAACGCCGCCGTGGCACGGGGGTTCACCTCGCCACCGATGAGCCTTGCGCCGCTCGCGGCCTACTACCAGCGCCAGTTCGCCGAGATGGAGCGCCGGTGGATTGACGTGCTCAAGTCGCACGAACTCCGCAAGAAAACCGCCGACACCCCGCCGCCCGAGCCGGCGCTTGCCGACGCCGCGCAGGAGCAGATGCGCCGCGTGTTTTATGACCGCGACTCGCCGATGTTCCTGTTCGACACCGAGCGCGTGGACCGGCTCGTGCAGGCGCTCATCATGCGCGACGCGCAGGTGCGGATGAAACTCGCCGAGCTCCGTCGGGCCATCAACTCCGTCAAGTCCACGCATCCCGGCGCGCCACCGCGGGCCGTCGTGCTCAACGACCGCGACTCGCCGCGCGACTCGAACATCTTCATCAAGGGCAACCAGGGCAGCCGCGGGCCGCTGGTCCCGCGCCGCTTCCTCGAAGTCCTGTCCGGCGAGAACCGTGAACCGTTCCGCGACGGCAGCGGCCGGCTCGAGTTGGCCAAGTCCATCGCCACCGCGGACAATCCCGTCACGCCGCGCGTCATCGTCAACCGCATCTGGCAGCATCAGTTTGGCGAGGGACTCGTCCGCACGCCGGACGACTTCGGGCTGCGCAGCGAGCCGCCGACGCATCCCGAGCTGCTGGATTACCTCGCGTGGAAATTCATCGAGGACGGCTGGTCCATCAAGAAACTCCAGCGGCACATTCTGCTCTCCGCCGTGTGGCAGCAGTCGAGCGACGACATCCCGAAACACGCGCAAATCGACCCCGACAACAAGTGGCTCTGGCAGCAGAACCGCCGCAAGCTCGACTTCGAGGCGCTGCGCGACACCCTCCTTCACATCGGCGGCAAGCTGGACTTCACGATGGGCGGCGCGGGCGTGAGGCTCGACATCCCCGTCGGCACCGAGCCTGCCGCCGCGCAGATGCCCGGTGCCACGGCGCGGCAGGAAATCCGCGCCTATTCCGAGCGGCGCAGCATCTACGGGTTCATCGACCGCGCAAACGTCGGGAACATGTTTGTCGCGTTCGACTTCGCGAATCCCGACCTCAGCACCGGGCAGCGCACCGCCACCATCATCCCGCAACAGGCGCTTTTCATGATGAACAGCCCGCTCGTCATCGAGCAGGCGATGCACATGGTGAACCGCGACGACTTCAAGAACGCGGGCACCGACGCCGACCGCATCAAGCTCCTCTACCGGCTCATCTACTCGCGCGCCGCCTCGGACACCGAGCTGCGGCTCGGTCTCGAATACCTCGCGCTCGAGGCCCGCATGCCCAGGACGCCGCTGCCCGGCCAATCCCCGTGGGAACACGGCTGGGGCGCGGTGGACGCCCGCACGGGGCGCACCGGCTACTTCTGGCCGATGGCGAAATACACCGGCGCCTTCTGGCAGGCCGGACAGAGTTTCCCCGACAGCCGCTACCGCAACCTCAACCTCAGCGCCAACGGCGGCGTGCCCGGTCCCACCCCCCAATACGCGGCCATCCGCCGCTGGATTGCGACCGACGAGGGTGTCGTGTCCATCGACGGCACGATCTCGACTCGCGGCGGCGGGGGCGACGGCGTGCAGGGGCGGATCGTGTCGAGCCTTGCGGGTGTGCTTGGCACGTTCGCTGCCAACGGCAACTCGGTGACCACGCGCGTGCCGCGCCTCGCCATCAAAGCGGGGGACACCATTGATTTCGTGGTGGACTGCCGAACGAACGACCGCTTCGACGCGTTCACCTGGGCGCCCGTGATTTCACTGATCACCATCAACGGCGCCGAGGTGAAGGTTGAAAAGACGTGGGACGCCTCCCGCGATTTCGGCAAGTCCGCCGACAAACGCCGCCTCACCTCGTGGCAAAAACTCGCGCAGGTGATTCTGGAGACGAACGAGCTGTCGTTCGTGAATTGAGCGGAGCGGGTGACGCTCTCGCGAAGTTCGCGCGGACCTGCTAGGCCTCCCCTTCGGCGAGCTTCCGGTAGAGCGTGGCGAGGCTGATGCCGAGCAACGCGGCGGCCCTGTCCTTGTCGCCACCGCACTGCGCGAGGGCGCGGTTGATGTAGGCGGCTTCCTGCTCGTGCACGAAGTCCTTGAGCGCGCCGAGCGGCGCGAGGCCGCCGGCGGGAGCTTCCGTCGCCGCGGTTCTGGCGGTCGCCGCGTCGGCCTTCCCGGGCAGCGAGGCGCGCGAATAGGTCTGCGTGTCGCCGGCGAGCGAGAGGATTTCCGATTCATCCGCGCCAGGCTTGGCGGCGTTTTGCAGCAACGGCGGAAGGTCGGCGACGCGGATGACTTCGCCCTCGCAGAGCGCGGCGGCGCGCTCGATGGCGTTCTCAAGTTCGCGGACGTTTCCATGCCAGTCGTGCGCGTGCAGCACGTCCATGACCCGGCAGGTGATGCGGCAGGTGTTGCCGGAACGCGCGGACTTGCTGCGCAGGAAGTGGCCGACAAGCAGCGCGATGTCATCCTTGCGCTCACGCAACGGCGGCAGCGTGATCGAGATCACGTTGAGCCGGTAGTAGAGGTCCTCGCGGAAGGTGCCGTCCTGGATTTTCTTCTCGAGCGGCTCGTTGGTGGCGGCGATGACACGCACGTTGACGAAGATCGGCGTGTTGTCGCCCACGCGGCGGATTTCGCGCTCCTGCAGCACGCGCAGCAGCCGCGTCTGCAACACGGGCGACATCGAGCCCACCTCATCGAGGAAGA
It encodes:
- a CDS encoding DUF1592 domain-containing protein, yielding MRRDRTHRGAEKHRNPGRGCSPASPATVRPVRNRSRGWGCGHSAWCCPYYLGTPRVLQPADLPGVEYQVRTPSLCSARAMKQAQFTVRHKVFPACSFALALLLAACSAPAAPAHAEFQKVGVAFMEKHCFECHGRKSTKADLNLLKHDKADAAILQNRKLWLNVLTQVGVGEMPPKKQPRPTPAEVTAFVAAVESAMERAEAKLPLDPGRVTLRRLNRTEYANTVRDLLLVDFNPAEDFPADDIGHGFDNIGDVLSLSPLLMERYLAAAEAISQRVIFENPPKPATRHLAGRFLQPNNAQTSQDRFRVMEPTNSQPVHSGPFAAPGDYLKLTADAELILRATLYAQPRGESPVKVALFVQGQNLPGSATDAEVGEFAGAGAASMKPLKILKTFEITARTAASPQVIEFRVSRMAGINRAGVALLKPPAGEEPAKLLIEHIWSEGPLETRPPSHLMILGSSTNLPPAEKTREVLTRLLTRGYRRPATASEVAAMTRLVDGAVASGRKWEGGLQLAIQAMLCSPKFLFRVELDDRPQTKQPHPLDEFQLASRLSYFLWSTMPDEELSALATKGQLTANLEPQVKRMLKDKRAEALVQNFAMQWLQLKRLQDFAPDAKLFPGFNDGLRRSMLRETELFLGEIVHEDRSVLDLLDADFTYVNDALARHYGLQPDGGRRLQQQQDFRRVALATKERGGLLAQASVLTVTSNPTRTSPVKRGRWVLEQLLGTPPPPPPPNVPELEGQKRLTGTLRQRMEQHRENPSCASCHTQMDAMGFALENFNAIGAWRTSDGEGRIDASGTLPDGRAFNGPAELKAVLKEKKELFTRNLAERMLTYALGRGLEYYDARAVRQITTQAAKEDHRFSALVVAIVKSDPFRLRRGKDLANAAAKAE
- a CDS encoding DUF1553 domain-containing protein, whose product is MTAPPSTRAIPDRPHGCGRSRAAAAARVAVLLGAAVGSITAHSAPARLTAQQLGFFEKRVRPVLIEHCYKCHSSTADKVKGGLYLDSRDGVLKGGSSGPAIIPGNLDRSLLIKAIRYKDKDTAMPPGDKKLPPHIIADIEQWVRMGAPDPRDKPDRVDRYEVDKARAKNHWAFQPLFKPVFPAPKDQDQWCRTVIDQFVLAKLQEKSLTPSPRADKITLLRRASYNLTGLPPTIAEVDDFLADASPGAFAKVVDRLLDSPRYGERWARHWLDIARYADTKGRIQGNQEQRFVHSHTYRDWVIKAFNDDMPYDRFVQLQLAADRLATNGGKQHLPALGYLTLGNRFGGNQNDIIDDRIDVVAKGLMGLTVTCARCHDHKFDPIPTADYYSLHGIFSSSVEPAEGVELDVGTNTTARADYLRAIADAEKEESEFRATLRDRARVEVTGRVGDYLLAVAEFANPTNSLGFNPFMQRRRLEPSIATVWRDALKKWETAHHPVFAPWIAYSKLPAEDFAAKSRELAPKFRANNDPERPLNAAVARGFTSPPMSLAPLAAYYQRQFAEMERRWIDVLKSHELRKKTADTPPPEPALADAAQEQMRRVFYDRDSPMFLFDTERVDRLVQALIMRDAQVRMKLAELRRAINSVKSTHPGAPPRAVVLNDRDSPRDSNIFIKGNQGSRGPLVPRRFLEVLSGENREPFRDGSGRLELAKSIATADNPVTPRVIVNRIWQHQFGEGLVRTPDDFGLRSEPPTHPELLDYLAWKFIEDGWSIKKLQRHILLSAVWQQSSDDIPKHAQIDPDNKWLWQQNRRKLDFEALRDTLLHIGGKLDFTMGGAGVRLDIPVGTEPAAAQMPGATARQEIRAYSERRSIYGFIDRANVGNMFVAFDFANPDLSTGQRTATIIPQQALFMMNSPLVIEQAMHMVNRDDFKNAGTDADRIKLLYRLIYSRAASDTELRLGLEYLALEARMPRTPLPGQSPWEHGWGAVDARTGRTGYFWPMAKYTGAFWQAGQSFPDSRYRNLNLSANGGVPGPTPQYAAIRRWIATDEGVVSIDGTISTRGGGGDGVQGRIVSSLAGVLGTFAANGNSVTTRVPRLAIKAGDTIDFVVDCRTNDRFDAFTWAPVISLITINGAEVKVEKTWDASRDFGKSADKRRLTSWQKLAQVILETNELSFVN
- a CDS encoding sigma-54-dependent Fis family transcriptional regulator, with the translated sequence MAKVLLVDDDVTMVHLVSEFLRAEGHEVVPFTNGAAAIEAMEAVAPELVITDLYLDQNRPHGLEMVAKARTLNPPATVIMITGYGTVETAVEAMKKGAYDYLEKPFKIDNLRLCVQRALSYNTAVSENLYLRKQLKKKYQFDQIIGTSAPMQRVFKMVERVADTESTILILGESGTGKEMIAKALHFNSRRQFAPFIPINCTALPEALLESELFGHRKGSFTGAINDKKGLFQEAEGGTIFLDEVGSMSPVLQTRLLRVLQEREIRRVGDNTPIFVNVRVIAATNEPLEKKIQDGTFREDLYYRLNVISITLPPLRERKDDIALLVGHFLRSKSARSGNTCRITCRVMDVLHAHDWHGNVRELENAIERAAALCEGEVIRVADLPPLLQNAAKPGADESEILSLAGDTQTYSRASLPGKADAATARTAATEAPAGGLAPLGALKDFVHEQEAAYINRALAQCGGDKDRAAALLGISLATLYRKLAEGEA